One window of Psychrobacillus sp. FSL H8-0483 genomic DNA carries:
- a CDS encoding AraC family transcriptional regulator, producing MGWVESIQQAINYIEEHLLDDLTIERIAKEANSSVFHFQRTFAILTDISIADYIRRRRLTLAAQELMNSDNKIIELAYKYGYDTPEAFTKAFRKQHNITPSEARKNLGKLKSYNRLIIQVTLKGAEPMKYKIMEKESFQVVGVKRTYNCKNGENTQGIPVFWDEVNTDGTDDLLCQLNNGEIKGVLGVCVADEDYKENSLIDYWIGANHVGDVPENLLAMEIPASKWVVFEVHGPMPHAMQDTWKQIFSEWFPSNSYEHAGTPELEVYSNENPSNPDYYSEIWIPIK from the coding sequence ATGGGTTGGGTTGAGTCAATTCAGCAAGCAATTAACTATATCGAAGAGCATTTACTAGATGATTTGACGATAGAACGAATTGCGAAAGAAGCAAATTCCTCGGTATTTCATTTCCAACGAACGTTTGCCATTTTAACTGATATTTCTATTGCAGACTATATCCGGCGAAGACGTTTAACATTAGCAGCGCAAGAACTAATGAATTCAGATAACAAAATTATTGAACTCGCCTACAAATATGGCTACGACACTCCCGAAGCTTTCACAAAAGCGTTTCGTAAGCAACACAACATAACGCCTAGTGAAGCAAGAAAGAATCTTGGCAAATTAAAATCATACAACCGCCTGATAATCCAGGTAACCTTGAAAGGAGCAGAACCGATGAAGTACAAAATTATGGAGAAAGAAAGTTTTCAAGTTGTTGGTGTGAAAAGAACGTACAATTGCAAAAATGGGGAAAATACACAAGGTATCCCTGTATTCTGGGATGAAGTGAACACAGATGGTACAGATGATTTATTATGCCAACTAAACAATGGCGAAATTAAAGGTGTGCTAGGAGTTTGCGTTGCAGACGAGGATTATAAAGAGAACAGCCTGATTGATTATTGGATTGGGGCAAATCATGTAGGTGACGTACCAGAAAATTTATTAGCAATGGAAATACCTGCATCGAAATGGGTAGTATTCGAAGTACATGGTCCGATGCCTCATGCAATGCAAGACACATGGAAACAAATTTTCTCTGAATGGTTCCCGTCGAACTCCTACGAGCATGCAGGAACACCAGAATTAGAAGTGTATTCTAACGAAAATCCGTCTAATCCGGATTATTATTCGGAAATTTGGATTCCGATTAAATAG
- a CDS encoding VOC family protein gives MSNMTKITPFLMFEGKAEEAINFYTSIFKDSEIIRLARYGAGEPGKEGEVSLATFSINGQEFICTDSFVQHAFTFTPSISLFVDCDSEEELDDAYAKLSEGGQLLMPLDKYPFSKKFGWVQDKFGVSWQLNLAN, from the coding sequence GTGAGTAATATGACTAAAATTACCCCATTTTTAATGTTCGAAGGAAAAGCTGAAGAAGCAATCAATTTCTACACATCAATTTTCAAGGATTCAGAAATAATTCGTCTTGCTCGTTATGGTGCAGGCGAACCTGGAAAAGAAGGAGAAGTTTCACTAGCAACATTTTCGATTAATGGACAAGAATTTATATGCACAGATAGTTTCGTCCAGCATGCATTCACGTTTACCCCATCGATATCTTTATTTGTGGATTGTGATTCGGAAGAAGAACTTGATGACGCCTATGCAAAGCTTTCGGAAGGTGGACAACTATTAATGCCTTTAGACAAATATCCTTTCAGTAAAAAATTCGGTTGGGTACAAGATAAGTTCGGAGTTTCCTGGCAATTAAATCTAGCCAATTAA
- a CDS encoding VanZ family protein, protein MKKIIPLLFLLIIVFISSGQTSEQQSLVATLEKALPNKPLESFLSIFQIPYWGILVSIEERGYYRFVEFLIRKGTHFFYFGLIALAIYAALPKFKFRVLTATIITMLFAIADEFHQSLTSGRTATAQDVMLDTAGAITALLLLTCIQWIKQRKSAKG, encoded by the coding sequence ATGAAAAAAATCATTCCTCTTCTATTTTTACTGATCATTGTATTCATTTCATCCGGACAAACATCAGAACAGCAGTCACTTGTAGCAACATTGGAAAAAGCCTTACCAAATAAACCGCTAGAATCTTTCCTTTCCATATTTCAAATTCCTTACTGGGGCATTTTAGTTTCTATTGAAGAACGTGGCTACTATCGGTTTGTTGAATTTTTAATTCGAAAGGGTACTCACTTTTTTTATTTTGGACTAATTGCACTTGCTATTTACGCCGCATTACCAAAATTCAAATTTAGGGTACTGACTGCAACTATCATTACAATGCTATTTGCCATTGCTGATGAGTTCCACCAATCGTTAACAAGTGGTCGAACAGCGACTGCTCAAGATGTTATGCTCGATACAGCTGGGGCGATAACAGCACTTTTGCTACTGACATGTATACAATGGATAAAACAAAGAAAATCCGCTAAGGGATAA
- a CDS encoding GNAT family N-acetyltransferase has protein sequence MKIKLLTPHDASAYWELRLEALQQSPEAFGTSYEEAVQRNNPIERVANNLQTEGNYTIGAFDQDKLVGMVTLSQESSLKMKHRANILAMYVSPQVRGKGVGKAVLKEAIHQAKRLEGMEKLNLSVVSSNEAAKNLYTQLGFKVFGVEEKALKVADTYYDEDHMVLFLN, from the coding sequence ATGAAAATAAAATTATTAACTCCGCACGATGCTAGTGCTTATTGGGAATTAAGATTAGAGGCTTTACAGCAAAGTCCAGAAGCATTTGGTACAAGCTACGAGGAAGCAGTTCAAAGAAACAATCCAATTGAACGAGTTGCAAATAATCTTCAAACGGAAGGAAACTATACAATTGGAGCATTTGATCAAGACAAACTAGTTGGGATGGTTACACTGTCACAAGAGAGTAGCTTAAAAATGAAACATCGAGCAAACATTCTAGCGATGTACGTGAGTCCTCAAGTTCGGGGTAAAGGCGTTGGGAAAGCTGTCCTTAAAGAAGCAATTCATCAAGCTAAAAGGCTAGAAGGTATGGAGAAACTTAATTTGTCCGTAGTATCTAGCAATGAAGCAGCAAAGAATCTTTATACACAGTTAGGATTTAAAGTTTTTGGCGTAGAAGAAAAAGCTTTAAAAGTGGCAGATACATACTACGATGAAGACCATATGGTATTGTTTTTGAATTAG
- a CDS encoding aminoglycoside adenylyltransferase domain-containing protein, with product MSNLKNSLPVSVNRFMQTYLQALNVNLSDRLIEGVYIYGSIALGAFNEEKSDIDFIVLLKRPVNDQELEIMKGIHSQMCKSNYGCRMDGVYVQVDSLGKTNEELSPYPYCAEGNLSIGHWDVNHITWWVLKQRGITLQGTPIGELDIPTKWEDVLKTLNYNINRYWFNHTKDVSNFLSDEMIEFTTTTICRIICSLEQQQILSKDGAVVECLKMLPERWHPLLKEGNRIRTEISSKSFYESDVRRAEECRDFVLYAHQVCNENYFMEE from the coding sequence TTGAGTAATCTGAAAAACTCATTACCGGTTAGTGTTAATCGTTTTATGCAAACGTATTTACAAGCATTAAATGTAAACTTATCTGATAGATTAATAGAAGGTGTTTATATTTACGGGTCCATTGCTTTAGGGGCTTTTAACGAAGAGAAAAGTGATATCGATTTTATTGTTTTACTGAAGAGGCCTGTTAATGATCAAGAATTGGAGATCATGAAGGGGATTCATTCCCAAATGTGTAAATCTAATTATGGGTGTCGAATGGATGGGGTATATGTTCAAGTTGACTCTTTAGGGAAAACCAATGAGGAGCTTTCACCGTATCCATATTGTGCAGAAGGAAATCTAAGTATAGGGCATTGGGATGTTAATCATATTACTTGGTGGGTATTAAAACAGCGTGGAATTACTTTGCAAGGGACACCGATTGGTGAATTGGATATCCCTACTAAATGGGAAGACGTCTTGAAAACGTTGAACTATAATATCAATCGTTATTGGTTCAATCATACAAAAGATGTAAGTAACTTTTTATCCGATGAGATGATCGAATTCACAACTACTACAATTTGTAGAATCATTTGCTCACTTGAACAACAACAGATTTTGTCGAAAGACGGAGCAGTAGTAGAATGCTTAAAAATGCTACCGGAAAGATGGCACCCCTTGTTAAAAGAAGGGAATCGAATCCGAACGGAAATAAGTTCAAAGTCCTTCTATGAGAGCGATGTAAGGAGAGCAGAAGAATGTCGAGATTTTGTTTTATATGCACATCAGGTATGTAATGAAAACTATTTTATGGAGGAGTAA
- a CDS encoding DegV family protein: protein MNKKIAWITDTAALLDESFIQKHNIHVLPLNIVFAEGAFRETVDMTHDEFYDKLRVAKDHPKTSQPTIGEMVVLYEDLKANGYDCAVAIHVSSDLSGTYHSSQTASQMANFKVYSIDSKIGSFPMVKMIEVGKELIEKGHNVEDVVEHINKMTENSELSFIPSSLNQLHKSGRVSGTKAFLSNLLNIKVVISFDNGKVVMKEKVRADKKAKKYVTDLLRDDMKKADIPEVAVINCNNTKDAESWRDELLQEFPKLKVLVIPLSACVGVHAGEGTTGLSWVRY, encoded by the coding sequence ATGAATAAGAAAATTGCTTGGATTACTGATACCGCTGCCTTATTAGATGAGTCTTTTATTCAGAAACATAACATACATGTTTTACCATTAAATATCGTGTTTGCTGAAGGCGCTTTCAGAGAAACTGTTGATATGACACACGATGAGTTTTATGACAAATTACGAGTTGCAAAAGATCATCCAAAAACCTCTCAGCCTACTATAGGAGAGATGGTCGTGCTTTACGAAGACCTAAAAGCAAATGGCTATGATTGTGCGGTAGCCATCCATGTATCTAGCGATTTATCTGGTACATATCATAGTTCGCAAACCGCTTCTCAAATGGCTAATTTCAAAGTCTATTCCATTGATTCGAAAATCGGCTCGTTCCCGATGGTCAAAATGATTGAAGTAGGAAAAGAACTTATCGAAAAGGGTCATAACGTAGAAGATGTGGTTGAGCATATAAATAAAATGACAGAGAACTCTGAGTTATCCTTCATTCCATCAAGCCTAAACCAATTGCATAAAAGTGGTCGCGTATCGGGTACGAAAGCATTCTTAAGTAACTTATTAAACATCAAAGTCGTTATCTCTTTTGATAACGGAAAAGTAGTTATGAAAGAAAAGGTCCGTGCTGATAAAAAAGCAAAGAAATATGTGACTGATTTACTTCGCGACGACATGAAAAAGGCTGATATTCCAGAGGTCGCAGTCATTAATTGCAATAACACAAAAGACGCTGAAAGCTGGAGAGATGAGCTATTGCAAGAATTTCCAAAGCTAAAAGTTCTAGTCATCCCACTTAGCGCTTGCGTAGGGGTACACGCTGGTGAGGGTACAACTGGCCTAAGCTGGGTGAGATACTAG